From the genome of Vicia villosa cultivar HV-30 ecotype Madison, WI linkage group LG2, Vvil1.0, whole genome shotgun sequence, one region includes:
- the LOC131646841 gene encoding polyneuridine-aldehyde esterase-like, with the protein MNQKQQKHFVLVHGVCVGAWCWYKLKPQLESIGHKVTTLDLAACGTNTQKIEDVHTFADYSKPLLEFLASLDSNEKVVLVGHSFGGMSIALAMEKFPEKIAVGIFIAAFIPDTLHQPLYVLQQYIERYPMSGWLDTEISFDGRKMGVLTGINYSTKIFQLCSKEDLELVKILRRTGSLFIEDLSEVENLSKERYESVPGACIIGNEDLAIPLDYQKWMIQNAGIDVLKVIDGADHMPMLSKPQELSLSLLEIANKFVT; encoded by the exons ATGAACCAGAAACAACAGAAGCATTTTGTTCTGGTTCATGGTGTTTGTGTTGGAGCATGGTGTTGGTACAAACTAAAACCACAGTTAGAATCTATTGGTCACAAAGTCACAACACTTGACCTTGCAGCTTGTGGCACCAACACACAAAAAATAGAAGATGTTCATACTTTTGCTGACTATTCTAAGCCTTTGTTAGAGTTTTTAGCCTCacttgattcaaatgaaaaagtggttCTTGTGGGACATAGCTTTGGTGGAATGAGTATAGCTCTTGCAATGGAAAAATTCCCAGAAAAAATTGCTGTTGGAATTTTCATAGCAGCTTTTATTCCTGATACGCTACATCAACCACTATATGTACTTCAACAG TATATTGAGAGATATCCAATGAGTGGATGGTTAGACACTGAGATTTCATTTGATGGAAGAAAAATGGGAGTACTTACTGGCATCAACTACTCAACTAAAATCTTTCAACTATGCTCCAAAGAG GATTTGGAGTTAGTGAAGATTTTAAGAAGGACAGGGTCACTTTTTATTGAGGATCTATCTGAGGTAGAGAATCTCTCTAAAGAGAGATATGAATCGGTTCCAGGGGCTTGTATTATTGGCAATGAGGACTTGGCAATTCCACTAGATTATCAAAAATGGATGATCCAAAATGCTGGGATTGATGTTCTGAAGGTGATTGATGGAGCTGATCATATGCCTATGCTTTCTAAACCTCAAGAACTTTCTTTGTCTCTCCTTGAGATTGCTAATAAATTTGTTACTTAA
- the LOC131650057 gene encoding uncharacterized protein LOC131650057, producing MTVPIKNSCSWILKNILKQRGQVKEMQPWKDLVENEKFSMKKFYYNFLKHHQQIPWRRLFYDNAARPRALFTLWLACHDRLATKARLREFGILTNEECTFCDNVETLQHLFFDCRVTKNIWRNILKWLNMDHNPQGWAQELNWVIENSKNKSWKAKILKVVVAETSYEIWKHRNDSIFAGSIKEMDIDIER from the coding sequence ATGACAGTCCCAATCAAGAATAGCTGCTCATGGATACTGAAGAATATCTTAAAACAGAGGGGTCAAGTGAAAGAGATGCAACCATGGAAGGACTTGGTAGAAAATGAAAAGTTTAGTATGAAGAAGTTTTACTACAATTTTTTGAAACATCATCAGCAGATTCCGTGGAGAAGACTGTTCTATGATAATGCGGCCAGGCCGAGAGCCCTATTTACCTTGTGGTTAGCTTGCCATGATAGACTTGCTACCAAGGCTAGATTGAGAGAGTTCGGGATTCTAACAAATGAAGAATGTACTTTTTGTGATAATGTGGAAACTCTACAACATCTCTTCTTTGATTGCAGGGTCACAAAGAACATTTGGAGGAATATTCTGAAGTGGCTGAATATGGATCACAACCCACAAGGATGGGCGCAGGAACTAAACTGGGTGATTGAGAATAGCAAGAACAAGAGTTGGAAAGCAAAAATCCTCAAGGTTGTTGTGGCAGAGACTTCTTATGAGATTTGGAAACATAGGAATGATAGTATTTTTGCAGGTAGTATAAAGGAGATGGATATAGATATAGAAAGATGA
- the LOC131652171 gene encoding polyneuridine-aldehyde esterase-like codes for MAEFNLNHKQQKHFVLVHGVCLGAWCWYKLKPQLESIGHKVTTLDLAACGTSTHKIEDVHTFADYSKPLLEFLASLDPNEKVILAGHSFGGMSIALAMEKFSEKIAVGIFIAAFVPDTQHQPSYVIQQYIERYPISGWLDTEFSFDGSKMVVLPGLKFLSTKFFQLCAKEDFELVKILLRAGSFFLEDLSEAENFSKERYETVPRAFIIASEDLAIPVEFQQWMIQNAGIDVVKVVDGADHMTILSKPQELCLSLFEIADKYI; via the exons ATGGCTGAATTCAATTTGAACCATAAACAACAGAAGCATTTTGTTCTGGTTCATGGTGTTTGCCTTGGAGCTTGGTGTTGGTACAAACTAAAACCACAATTAGAATCTATTGGTCACAAAGTCACAACACTTGACCTTGCAGCTTGTGGCACCAGCACACACAAAATTGAAGATGTTCATACTTTTGCAGACTATTCTAAGCCTTTGTTAGAGTTTTTAGCATCACTTGATCCAAATGAAAAAGTGATTCTTGCAGGACATAGCTTTGGTGGAATGAGTATAGCTCTTGCAATGGAAAAATTCTCAGAAAAAATAGCAGTTGGAATTTTCATAGCAGCTTTTGTTCCTGATACCCAACATCAACCATCATATGTAATACAACAG TATATTGAGAGATATCCAATTAGTGGATGGTTAGACACTGAGTTTTcatttgatggaagcaaaatgGTAGTGCTTCCTGGCCTCAAGTTCTTGTCCACTAAATTCTTTCAACTATGCGCCAAAGAG GATTTTGAATTGGTGAAGATATTACTAAGAGCAGGGTCATTTTTTCTTGAGGATCTGTCTGAGGCCGAGAATTTCTCCAAAGAGAGATATGAAACCGTTCCACGTGCTTTTATTATTGCTAGTGAGGACTTGGCAATTCCTGTGGAGTTTCAACAATGGATGATACAAAATGCTGGGATTGATGTTGTGAAAGTGGTTGATGGAGCTGATCATATGACCATTCTTTCCAAACCTCAAGAACTGTGTTTgtccctgtttgagattgctgaTAAATACATTTAG